One Cellulomonas sp. Y8 DNA segment encodes these proteins:
- a CDS encoding GntR family transcriptional regulator, whose translation MHAKQSAAPGAHKYQAVRAYLVGLVERELHVGDAIPSERALCERFGVSRMTVRQAVDALVGEGVLVREQGRGTFVAPQRMDFEMRLTTFGEEMRRRGMRPETRVLGMGTVPASAEAADALGTEPGAPLHHLRRVRYADGSPMSIEQHWVSVGLVPGLLADGPPPSMHDALRAVGLDPSWGEETLTAAEATDEEAALLDLRATRAVLRATRRTFSADTPAMYSNACYRGDRYSVWVPLSAPAPALVPRLRERDEDERRDQREAVGAALDDGRTG comes from the coding sequence GTGCACGCGAAGCAGTCCGCCGCCCCCGGCGCCCACAAGTACCAGGCGGTCCGCGCCTACCTGGTCGGCCTGGTCGAGCGCGAGCTGCACGTCGGCGACGCGATCCCGTCCGAGCGGGCGCTGTGCGAGCGGTTCGGCGTCTCCCGGATGACCGTGCGCCAGGCCGTCGACGCGCTCGTCGGCGAGGGCGTGCTGGTGCGCGAGCAGGGGCGCGGCACGTTCGTCGCGCCGCAGCGCATGGACTTCGAGATGCGGCTGACGACCTTCGGCGAGGAGATGCGCCGGCGCGGGATGCGGCCCGAGACCCGGGTGCTCGGCATGGGCACCGTGCCCGCCTCCGCGGAGGCCGCGGACGCGCTCGGCACCGAGCCGGGCGCCCCGCTGCACCACCTGCGCCGCGTCCGGTACGCCGACGGGTCCCCGATGAGCATCGAGCAGCACTGGGTGTCGGTCGGCCTGGTGCCCGGGCTGCTCGCCGACGGCCCGCCGCCGAGCATGCACGACGCCCTGCGCGCCGTCGGCCTCGACCCGTCGTGGGGCGAGGAGACGCTGACCGCCGCGGAGGCGACCGACGAGGAGGCCGCGCTGCTCGACCTGCGCGCGACGCGCGCGGTGCTGCGCGCGACCCGGCGGACGTTCAGCGCCGACACCCCCGCGATGTACTCGAACGCCTGCTACCGCGGGGACCGGTACAGCGTGTGGGTGCCGCTCAGCGCGCCGGCACCGGCGCTGGTGCCGCGGCTGCGCGAGCGGGACGAGGACGAGCGGCGCGACCAGCGGGAGGCCGTGGGCGCGGCCCTGGACGACGGGAGGACCGGATGA
- a CDS encoding glucose PTS transporter subunit EIIB, protein MSARGTGQAEAILAGLGGVGNIDEIEPCTTRLRSLVKEPSRVDAAALRAAGAFGVMVSGRVVQVVIGPSVDTLASDLEDLM, encoded by the coding sequence ATGAGCGCGCGGGGCACCGGCCAGGCCGAGGCGATCCTCGCCGGCCTGGGCGGGGTGGGGAACATCGACGAGATCGAGCCGTGCACGACGCGGCTGCGGTCGCTCGTGAAGGAGCCGTCCCGGGTGGACGCCGCCGCCCTGCGCGCCGCCGGCGCGTTCGGCGTGATGGTGTCCGGCCGGGTGGTGCAGGTCGTGATCGGCCCGAGCGTCGACACCCTCGCCTCCGACCTGGAGGACCTCATGTGA
- a CDS encoding PTS transporter subunit EIIB — translation MSKAEQILAGLGGDANIVDLEPCITRLRVEVEDPSKVTESVLKAAGAIAVMQSGTVVQVIVGPEADTLASDIEDLR, via the coding sequence ATGAGCAAGGCAGAGCAGATCCTCGCCGGACTCGGCGGCGACGCGAACATCGTCGACCTCGAGCCCTGCATCACCCGGCTGCGCGTCGAGGTCGAGGACCCGTCGAAGGTGACCGAGTCCGTCCTCAAGGCGGCCGGGGCGATCGCCGTGATGCAGTCCGGCACGGTCGTGCAGGTCATCGTCGGGCCCGAGGCGGACACGCTGGCCTCGGACATCGAGGACCTGCGCTGA
- a CDS encoding PTS glucose transporter subunit IIA, whose translation MALTVLAPVAGVVHALADVDDPVFAQEIVGPGLAVQPDAESGAGRSVVAPVAGTVAKLHPHAFVLLAEGGRGVLVHLGINTVQLGGEGFTLHVAEGDAVEQGQLLVEWDPAAVEAGGRSAICPVVGLEAQPDSLTRIAEPGSRVAAGDPLLQLG comes from the coding sequence ATGGCGCTGACCGTCCTCGCGCCGGTCGCCGGGGTGGTGCACGCGCTCGCGGACGTGGACGACCCGGTGTTCGCCCAGGAGATCGTCGGCCCGGGTCTGGCCGTGCAGCCGGACGCGGAGTCCGGCGCCGGCCGCTCGGTCGTCGCCCCGGTGGCCGGCACCGTCGCCAAGCTGCACCCGCACGCGTTCGTGCTGCTCGCCGAGGGCGGCCGCGGCGTGCTGGTGCACCTCGGCATCAACACCGTCCAGCTCGGCGGCGAGGGCTTCACGCTGCACGTCGCCGAGGGCGACGCCGTCGAGCAGGGCCAGCTCCTGGTCGAGTGGGACCCGGCGGCGGTCGAGGCCGGCGGGCGGTCGGCGATCTGCCCCGTCGTCGGGCTCGAGGCGCAGCCGGACTCGCTCACCCGGATCGCGGAGCCGGGCAGCCGCGTCGCGGCGGGCGACCCGCTGCTGCAGCTGGGCTGA
- a CDS encoding pyridoxal 5'-phosphate synthase codes for MLPRPSTRDLLRSLPALTGDLPEVDPYALPADPVDAFQDWFAAAVAAGVPEPHALCLSTVGPDGAPHARVVLLADVADGAWVFASDARAGKAQDLAAEPRAALTFYWQPLGRQVRVVGRARALDAATCAADFLRRSPSSRAAALASRPGERLLSAEELHAAVQQARARVDREPGLVLPTWQLWAVEPDEVELWQGDSDRAHVRVRYTRAEDRWDRHLDWP; via the coding sequence ATGCTGCCCCGCCCGAGCACCCGCGACCTGCTGCGGTCGCTGCCCGCGCTCACCGGCGACCTGCCCGAGGTCGACCCGTACGCGCTGCCGGCGGACCCGGTCGACGCGTTCCAGGACTGGTTCGCCGCCGCCGTCGCCGCCGGCGTGCCCGAGCCGCACGCGCTCTGCCTGTCGACGGTCGGGCCCGACGGGGCACCGCACGCGCGCGTCGTGCTGCTCGCCGACGTCGCGGACGGGGCGTGGGTGTTCGCGAGCGACGCGCGGGCCGGCAAGGCTCAGGACCTCGCGGCCGAGCCGCGGGCGGCGCTGACGTTCTACTGGCAGCCGCTGGGCCGGCAGGTGCGGGTCGTCGGGCGGGCCCGGGCGCTGGATGCCGCGACCTGCGCGGCCGACTTCCTGCGCCGGTCGCCGAGCTCGCGCGCCGCGGCGCTCGCGTCCCGGCCGGGGGAGCGGCTGCTGTCCGCCGAGGAGCTGCACGCCGCCGTGCAGCAGGCCCGCGCCCGGGTCGACCGGGAGCCCGGGCTGGTGCTGCCGACCTGGCAGCTGTGGGCGGTCGAGCCGGACGAGGTCGAGCTGTGGCAGGGCGACTCGGACCGGGCGCACGTGCGGGTCCGGTACACCCGGGCCGAGGACCGGTGGGACCGGCACCTCGACTGGCCCTGA
- a CDS encoding heparan-alpha-glucosaminide N-acetyltransferase domain-containing protein, translating to MQRITGVDVARGLAVLGMLTAHVGPGGPDDPWPWSLAQVVDGRSAALFVLLSGISVALISGGSAPVTGVRRVQARAKILVRAFAVLGIGVAVILLGTPIAVILPTYAVLFACATPLLGVPPRRLLGGAVAVAAFGPLLHLALQPVLLRLPGREFTDLLVGDFYPAVVWFAYVLVGLAVGRMDLRDRGVRLRLLGAGVALAVVAHAASALLTRTLAGDPTLVALVTTEPHSSSGLEVAANTGVGLAVLALCLIVADAVPALVAPLAATGALALTAYTGQLVVIALLGESVVWEPEAGTWIAFLVVTVLACWVWRAALGRGPLERLLHTLAARAADVSPDVLPPRDAVPAARD from the coding sequence ATGCAGCGGATCACCGGGGTGGACGTCGCCCGCGGCCTGGCGGTGCTGGGCATGCTCACCGCGCACGTCGGCCCCGGCGGGCCGGACGACCCGTGGCCCTGGTCGCTCGCGCAGGTCGTCGACGGCCGGTCGGCCGCGCTGTTCGTGCTGCTGTCCGGGATCTCCGTCGCGCTGATCTCCGGCGGCTCCGCGCCCGTGACCGGCGTCCGGCGGGTGCAGGCCCGCGCGAAGATCCTGGTCCGCGCGTTCGCCGTGCTCGGGATCGGGGTGGCGGTGATCCTGCTCGGCACGCCGATCGCCGTGATCCTGCCGACGTACGCGGTGCTGTTCGCGTGCGCGACGCCGCTGCTGGGCGTGCCGCCGCGGCGGCTGCTCGGCGGGGCGGTGGCCGTCGCCGCGTTCGGGCCGCTGCTGCACCTCGCGCTCCAGCCGGTGCTCCTGCGGCTCCCGGGCCGGGAGTTCACGGACCTGCTGGTCGGCGACTTCTACCCGGCGGTCGTGTGGTTCGCGTACGTGCTGGTGGGCCTCGCCGTCGGGCGGATGGACCTGCGGGACCGCGGCGTGCGACTCCGGCTGCTCGGCGCCGGGGTGGCGCTGGCGGTCGTCGCGCACGCGGCGTCCGCGCTGCTGACCCGGACGCTCGCCGGCGACCCGACCCTGGTCGCGCTCGTCACCACCGAACCGCACTCGTCGTCGGGCCTGGAGGTGGCCGCGAACACCGGCGTCGGCCTCGCGGTGCTGGCCCTGTGCCTGATCGTGGCCGACGCGGTCCCCGCCCTGGTGGCGCCGCTGGCCGCGACCGGCGCGCTCGCGCTCACCGCCTACACCGGGCAGCTCGTGGTGATCGCCCTGCTCGGGGAGTCGGTGGTGTGGGAGCCCGAGGCCGGCACCTGGATCGCGTTCCTGGTCGTGACGGTGCTGGCGTGCTGGGTGTGGCGCGCGGCGCTGGGTCGGGGCCCGCTGGAGCGGCTGCTGCACACGCTGGCGGCCCGGGCGGCCGACGTGTCGCCGGACGTGCTGCCCCCGCGCGACGCGGTGCCCGCGGCTCGGGACTGA
- a CDS encoding methyltransferase domain-containing protein, which produces MTDTHQADIYTHGHHDSVLRSHRWRTAENSAAYLLPALQPGQSLLDVGCGPGTVTVDLASRVAPGAVVGLDRSEKVLELAREEAAKAGAENVTFQVGDAYALPFPDASFDVVHAHQVLQHLTDPVAALRELRRVTRPGGVVAVRDADYAGMTWFPASPVLDEWSALYHEVTQANGAEADAGRRLHFWALAAGFDPDGLVATAGVWSYASDEDRTWWAELWAERCVVSDFARQAVEHGLADEVGLEQLAAGWREWGTHPDGWFAVLHGEVLARV; this is translated from the coding sequence GTGACCGACACGCACCAGGCCGACATCTACACCCACGGCCACCACGACAGCGTGCTGCGCTCCCACCGGTGGCGCACCGCGGAGAACTCGGCGGCCTACCTGCTGCCGGCCCTGCAGCCCGGCCAGTCCCTGCTCGACGTGGGCTGCGGCCCCGGCACCGTGACCGTCGACCTCGCGTCGCGGGTCGCGCCCGGTGCCGTCGTCGGCCTCGACCGCTCGGAGAAGGTGCTCGAGCTCGCCCGCGAGGAGGCCGCGAAGGCCGGCGCGGAGAACGTGACCTTCCAGGTCGGCGACGCCTACGCGCTGCCGTTCCCGGACGCGTCGTTCGACGTCGTGCACGCGCACCAGGTGCTGCAGCACCTCACCGACCCGGTCGCCGCCCTGCGCGAGCTGCGCCGCGTGACCCGGCCCGGCGGCGTCGTCGCCGTGCGGGACGCGGACTACGCCGGCATGACCTGGTTCCCCGCGTCGCCTGTGCTCGACGAGTGGTCCGCGCTCTACCACGAGGTCACCCAGGCCAACGGCGCCGAGGCCGACGCCGGCCGCCGGCTGCACTTCTGGGCGCTCGCGGCCGGGTTCGACCCGGACGGCCTCGTCGCCACGGCCGGGGTGTGGAGCTACGCGTCGGACGAGGACCGCACCTGGTGGGCCGAGCTGTGGGCCGAGCGCTGCGTCGTGTCGGACTTCGCCCGGCAGGCCGTCGAGCACGGGCTCGCCGACGAGGTGGGGCTCGAGCAGCTCGCCGCCGGCTGGCGCGAGTGGGGCACCCACCCGGACGGCTGGTTCGCGGTGCTGCACGGCGAGGTGCTGGCGCGCGTCTGA
- a CDS encoding fumarylacetoacetate hydrolase family protein, translated as MRIARFTNGDDPRYALVEGEPGQEQLVVISGDPIYTPVQPTGERIPLGDGVRLLAPVIPRSKIIGVGRNYVDHAAEMGNEVPASPLLFLKPNTAVVGPDDPIVLPDWTEEVSYEAELAVVIGKVTKDVAPEHALSKVFGYTVANDVTARDAQRSDSQWTRAKGFDSSCPIGPWVVPGLDVEDLAVRSRVNGEAKQDGRTSQMVFDVAYLISYISEVFTLLPGDIILTGTPAGVGLLAERDVVEVEVEEIGTLRNPVLRRS; from the coding sequence GTGCGCATCGCCAGGTTCACCAACGGAGACGACCCCCGCTACGCCCTCGTGGAGGGGGAGCCGGGTCAGGAGCAGCTCGTCGTCATCAGCGGCGACCCGATCTACACCCCGGTGCAGCCCACCGGCGAGCGGATCCCGCTCGGCGACGGCGTCCGGCTGCTCGCCCCGGTGATCCCGCGGTCCAAGATCATCGGCGTCGGCCGGAACTACGTCGACCACGCCGCCGAGATGGGCAACGAGGTGCCGGCGTCGCCGCTGCTGTTCCTCAAGCCCAACACCGCCGTCGTCGGCCCGGACGACCCGATCGTGCTGCCCGACTGGACCGAGGAGGTCTCGTACGAGGCCGAGCTCGCCGTCGTCATCGGCAAGGTCACCAAGGACGTCGCCCCCGAGCACGCGCTCAGCAAGGTGTTCGGCTACACCGTCGCCAACGACGTCACCGCCCGCGACGCCCAGCGGTCCGACTCGCAGTGGACCCGGGCCAAGGGCTTCGACTCGTCCTGCCCGATCGGCCCGTGGGTCGTGCCGGGGCTCGATGTCGAGGACCTGGCCGTGCGGTCCCGGGTCAACGGCGAGGCCAAGCAGGACGGCCGGACGTCGCAGATGGTGTTCGACGTCGCCTACCTGATCTCGTACATCTCCGAGGTGTTCACGCTGCTGCCGGGCGACATCATCCTCACCGGCACCCCGGCGGGCGTCGGCCTGCTGGCCGAGCGGGACGTCGTCGAGGTCGAGGTCGAGGAGATCGGCACCCTGCGCAACCCGGTGCTGCGCCGCTCCTGA
- the gltX gene encoding glutamate--tRNA ligase, with protein MSAAAPATPVRVRFCPSPTGTPHVGLIRTALFNWAYARHVGGTFVFRIEDTDPARDSEESYQQLLDALRWLGLDWDEGVEVGGPHEPYRQSQRMDLYADVARRLVEGGHAYESFTTPEEVEARHRAAGRDPKLGYDGYDRDLTDEQKAAYRAEGREPVLRLRMPDEDVTFTDLVRGEVTFKAGSVPDFVIVRGNGHPLYTLVNPVDDALMGITHVLRGEDLLSSTPRQVVLYRALLEIGVATVMPAFGHLPYVMGEGNKKLSKRDPESNLFLHRERGFTPEGLLNYLSLLGWSIGPDRDIFSVAELVEAFDVADVNPNPARFDLKKAEAINAEHVRLLDADDFRDRLVPYLHRAGLVPADSYADLSPEHRALLDAGAPLIQTRVTLLGEAVGMLGFLFTADDALVVEDDARGALKDTTAQVLDAATEALSALPEDGFTTDAVQEALQAALVDGLGIKPRFAFTPLRVAVSGRRVSPPLFESLEILGRASTLARIAALRASL; from the coding sequence GTGAGTGCTGCTGCCCCCGCGACGCCGGTGCGCGTCCGCTTCTGCCCGTCCCCGACCGGTACGCCGCACGTCGGCCTGATCCGCACCGCCCTGTTCAACTGGGCGTACGCGCGGCACGTCGGCGGCACGTTCGTGTTCCGGATCGAGGACACCGACCCGGCGCGCGACTCCGAGGAGTCCTACCAGCAGCTGCTCGACGCGCTGCGCTGGCTCGGCCTGGACTGGGACGAGGGCGTCGAGGTCGGCGGGCCGCACGAGCCCTACCGGCAGTCGCAGCGGATGGACCTGTACGCCGACGTCGCGCGCCGGCTGGTCGAGGGCGGCCACGCCTACGAGTCGTTCACGACGCCGGAGGAGGTCGAGGCCCGGCACCGCGCCGCCGGCCGCGACCCGAAGCTCGGCTACGACGGCTACGACCGCGACCTCACGGACGAGCAGAAGGCCGCGTACCGCGCGGAGGGCCGCGAGCCCGTGCTGCGCCTGCGCATGCCCGACGAGGACGTCACGTTCACCGACCTGGTCCGCGGCGAGGTCACGTTCAAGGCCGGCTCCGTCCCGGACTTCGTGATCGTCCGCGGCAACGGGCACCCGCTCTACACGCTGGTGAACCCGGTCGACGACGCGCTCATGGGCATCACGCACGTGCTCCGCGGCGAGGACCTGCTGTCGTCCACGCCGCGCCAGGTCGTGCTCTACCGGGCGCTGCTCGAGATCGGCGTCGCCACCGTGATGCCGGCGTTCGGCCACCTGCCGTACGTCATGGGCGAGGGCAATAAGAAGCTCTCCAAGCGCGACCCCGAGTCGAACCTGTTCCTGCACCGGGAGCGCGGCTTCACGCCCGAGGGCCTGCTGAACTACCTGTCGCTGCTCGGCTGGTCGATCGGGCCGGACCGGGACATCTTCTCGGTCGCCGAGCTGGTCGAGGCGTTCGACGTCGCCGACGTGAACCCGAACCCGGCGCGGTTCGACCTCAAGAAGGCCGAGGCCATCAACGCCGAGCACGTCCGGCTGCTCGACGCGGACGACTTCCGGGACCGCCTGGTGCCGTACCTGCACCGCGCCGGCCTGGTGCCCGCCGACTCCTACGCCGACCTGTCCCCGGAGCACCGCGCGCTGCTCGACGCCGGGGCGCCGCTGATCCAGACCCGCGTCACCCTGCTCGGCGAGGCCGTCGGGATGCTCGGCTTCCTGTTCACGGCCGACGACGCGCTCGTGGTCGAGGACGACGCCCGCGGCGCGCTGAAGGACACCACCGCCCAGGTGCTCGACGCGGCCACGGAGGCGCTGTCGGCCCTGCCCGAGGACGGGTTCACCACCGACGCCGTCCAGGAGGCCCTGCAGGCGGCGCTGGTCGACGGGCTCGGCATCAAGCCGCGGTTCGCGTTCACGCCGCTGCGCGTGGCCGTGTCCGGCCGCCGGGTGTCGCCGCCGCTGTTCGAGTCGCTGGAGATCCTGGGCCGGGCCTCGACGCTCGCCCGGATCGCCGCGCTGCGCGCGTCGCTGTGA
- a CDS encoding HAD family hydrolase: protein MTAAGERAVDGVLFDVDDTLVDTHGAFAAALAAVSREWLPGLDPARDTEVLDHWRADAHGRYRGYTLGEVSYREQRMGRANDLHAAFGGPVLDDAAYDRWNTLFEDRFTGSWAAHDDAAGVVRRLLDAGIRVGALTNAATEYQVRKLTRAGLADDVPLLVGVDTLGFGKPDPRVFAEACRRLGTSPGRTAYVGDELDVDARAAAAAGLRGVWLARPQLGAKHANDTEALPTDVVITTLAELPGVLGL from the coding sequence GTGACGGCCGCGGGGGAGCGCGCCGTCGACGGCGTCCTGTTCGACGTCGACGACACGCTGGTCGACACGCACGGGGCGTTCGCCGCGGCCCTGGCGGCCGTCTCGCGGGAGTGGCTGCCGGGGCTGGACCCCGCGCGGGACACCGAGGTGCTCGACCACTGGCGCGCGGACGCCCACGGCCGGTACCGCGGGTACACCCTCGGCGAGGTGTCGTACCGCGAGCAGCGGATGGGCCGGGCGAACGACCTGCACGCGGCGTTCGGCGGGCCCGTGCTCGACGACGCGGCCTACGACCGGTGGAACACGCTGTTCGAGGACCGGTTCACCGGCTCGTGGGCCGCGCACGACGACGCCGCCGGCGTGGTGCGCCGGCTGCTCGACGCCGGGATCAGGGTCGGCGCCCTGACCAACGCCGCGACCGAGTACCAGGTGCGCAAGCTCACCCGCGCGGGCCTGGCCGACGACGTGCCGCTGCTGGTCGGCGTCGACACCCTCGGGTTCGGCAAGCCCGACCCGCGGGTGTTCGCCGAGGCCTGCCGCCGGCTGGGGACCTCCCCGGGGCGGACGGCCTACGTCGGCGACGAGCTCGATGTCGACGCGCGCGCCGCGGCGGCGGCCGGGCTGCGCGGCGTGTGGCTCGCGCGGCCGCAGCTCGGGGCCAAGCACGCGAACGACACCGAGGCGCTGCCGACGGACGTGGTGATCACCACGCTCGCTGAGCTGCCGGGGGTCCTGGGGCTCTGA
- a CDS encoding IclR family transcriptional regulator: protein MDNSSGVGVLDKAASVLNALEAGPATLAQLVNATHLARPTAHRLAVALEHHRLVGRDMQGRFVLGPRLTELASAAGEDRLLAAAGPVLAALRDHTGESAQLYRRQGDQRICVAAAERPIGLRDSIPVGATLTMGAGSAAQILLAWEEPDRLHRGLQGAKFTATILSGVRRRGWAQSVSEREVGVASVSAPVRGQSGRVVAAVSISGPVERLSRQPGRLHAAAVVSAANRLTEVLRRTAE, encoded by the coding sequence ATGGACAACTCTAGCGGAGTCGGCGTGCTGGACAAGGCCGCCTCGGTCCTCAACGCCCTCGAGGCCGGACCCGCCACCCTCGCGCAGCTGGTCAACGCCACCCATCTTGCCCGCCCGACGGCCCACCGGCTGGCCGTCGCGCTCGAGCACCACCGCCTGGTGGGGCGCGACATGCAGGGCCGGTTCGTCCTCGGTCCGCGGCTGACCGAGCTGGCGAGCGCGGCCGGCGAGGACCGGCTGCTCGCCGCCGCCGGCCCCGTCCTCGCGGCGCTGCGCGACCACACCGGCGAGAGCGCCCAGCTCTACCGCCGCCAGGGCGACCAGCGCATCTGCGTCGCCGCCGCCGAGCGGCCGATCGGCCTGCGCGACTCCATCCCCGTGGGCGCCACGCTGACCATGGGCGCGGGCTCCGCGGCGCAGATCCTGCTCGCCTGGGAGGAGCCGGACCGGCTGCACCGCGGCCTGCAGGGCGCCAAGTTCACCGCGACGATCCTGTCCGGCGTCCGCCGCCGCGGCTGGGCGCAGTCGGTGTCCGAGCGCGAGGTCGGCGTGGCGTCGGTGTCCGCGCCGGTGCGCGGGCAGTCGGGGCGCGTCGTCGCGGCGGTCTCGATCTCGGGCCCCGTGGAGCGGCTGTCCCGCCAGCCGGGGCGGCTGCACGCCGCCGCGGTCGTGTCGGCGGCGAACCGCCTGACGGAGGTCCTGCGCCGCACGGCGGAGTGA